A region of Etheostoma cragini isolate CJK2018 chromosome 2, CSU_Ecrag_1.0, whole genome shotgun sequence DNA encodes the following proteins:
- the tab1 gene encoding TGF-beta-activated kinase 1 and MAP3K7-binding protein 1 isoform X7 has protein sequence MAAQRRNLMQSHQSWTDDLPLCQMCGVGTATNCVYGPDGKGTLSHPNEDGHLRFRGEDGCFLYGVFNGYDGSRVASFASQCLTAELLLGQLNSSHTDNDVRRILTQAFDVVEKSYFETIDDALAEKAHLSNYLPPHNESQKVQERLKELEREVSGGATAVVALILNNKLYIANVGTNRALLCKSSSDGQNQVLQIGRPHGTDNEEELQRLAALGVDSARVRQAGQIAGQSSTRRLGDYRVKFNYNEIDVLSTAKTRPIIAEPEIHGSQSLDSVTGFLLLMSEGLINALESAHGPEQANQEIVAMVAAELALQTSLEAVSQSVVERIRRLHHDVYMSGRQRATFCSRHEDMTLLIRTLNYPLSDGVLTPTQGGRIYPVSVPYSNIQSTSKTSVTLSLVMPSQNTLTNGTNTASTLEEGTPTPGSQSPTATLQSTNTQTQSSSSSSGDGSLFRQRGSQAAQPDETGRVPPYVDFSQFYHLWGNDHSDSQSTQGGLGPQ, from the exons ATGGCGGCCCAGCGTAGGAACTTGATGCAGAGC CATCAGAGCTGGACAGATGACCTGCCGCTGTGTCAGATGTGTGGGGTTGGCACAGCAACCAACTGTGTGTACGGCCCTGATGGAAAAGGAACTTTGAGCCACCCCAATGAGGATGGACACCTCCGGTTCAG aggcgAGGATGGCTGTTTCCTCTATGGGGTTTTTAATGGTTATGATGGCAGCAGAGTGGCCAGCTTTGCCTCCCAGTGTCTGACAGCTGAGCTGCTGCTAGGTCAGCTCAACTCCAGTCACACAGACAACGACGTCCGCAGGATCCTCACACAG GCTTTTGACGTGGTGGAGAAGAGCTACTTTGAGACGATTGATGATGCTCTGGCTGAGAAAGCTCACCTGTCCAACTACCTCCCACCACACAatgag AGTCAGAAGGTGCAGGAGCGTCTGAAGGAGCTGGAGCGAGAGGTGTCAGGAGGAGCTACAGCCGTGGTGGCACTGATCCTCAACAACAAGCTCTATATCGCCAATGTTG GTACCAACCGGGCACTGTTGTGCAAGTCCAGCAGCGACGGCCAGAACCAGGTTCTACAGATTGGCCGCCCACACGGCACTGACAatgaagaggagctgcagaggcTTGCTGCACTGG GTGTGGATTCAGCTCGTGTAAGGCAGGCGGGGCAGATTGCTGGTCAGAGCAGCACCAGGAGGCTCGGAGACTACCGGGTTAAATTCAACTACAACGAAATCGACGTGCTCAG CACGGCCAAGACGAGGCCAATCATCGCAGAGCCAGAGATTCATGGTAGCCAGTCTTTGGACAGCGTGACAGGCTTCTTGTTGCTGATGTCAGAAGGTCTCATCAATGCCCTTGAGTCCGCCCACGGCCCCGAACAAGCCAATCAG GAAATTGTTGCCATGGTAGCAGCAGAGCTGGCCCTGCAGACCAGTCTGGAGGCAGTGTCTCAGTCGGTGGTCGAGCGCATCAGACGGCTGCACCACGACGTCTACATGTCCGGCCGTCAGAGGGCAACTTTCTGCTCTCGGCACGAGGACATGACCCTGCTCATCCGCACACTCAACTACCCGCTATCTGACGGAGTGCTCACGCCCACCCAGG GTGGACGTATCTACCCCGTGTCCGTGCCCTACTCCAACATCCAGAGCACTAGTAAAACCAGTGTCACCCTCTCACTGGTCATGCCCTCCCAAAATACTCTCACCAACGGCACCAACACTGCCTCCACACTGGAGGAAGGCACCCCCACACCAGG CAGTCAGAGCCCCACAGCCACCCTCCAATCCACCAACACCCAAACACAGAGCTCCAGCTCAAGCTCGGGAGATGGCAGCCTTTTCCGCCAGAGAGGCAGCCAGGCGGCGCAGCCCGACGAGACGGGCAGGGTTCCGCCTTATGTGGACTTCAGTCAGTTTTACCACCTGTGGGGAAATGACCACAGCGACAGCCAGAGCACCCAGGGAGGACTGGGACCCCAGTGA
- the tab1 gene encoding TGF-beta-activated kinase 1 and MAP3K7-binding protein 1 isoform X4 has product MAAQRRNLMQSHQSWTDDLPLCQMCGVGTATNCVYGPDGKGTLSHPNEDGHLRFRGEDGCFLYGVFNGYDGSRVASFASQCLTAELLLGQLNSSHTDNDVRRILTQNVSFHQLSPQSQKVQERLKELEREVSGGATAVVALILNNKLYIANVGTNRALLCKSSSDGQNQVLQIGRPHGTDNEEELQRLAALGVDSARVRQAGQIAGQSSTRRLGDYRVKFNYNEIDVLSTAKTRPIIAEPEIHGSQSLDSVTGFLLLMSEGLINALESAHGPEQANQEIVAMVAAELALQTSLEAVSQSVVERIRRLHHDVYMSGRQRATFCSRHEDMTLLIRTLNYPLSDGVLTPTQGGRIYPVSVPYSNIQSTSKTSVTLSLVMPSQNTLTNGTNTASTLEEGTPTPGTFYPVTCQTFVDILQPIFELPFFPLFPLSPLPPLPLSTSLFSLSTTPPPPYPLPLSTSLLCLSTGDMDPFLSPHAPASSSSIPNLIPVSSSSTTLPDQTPFSSSLFYSSTLPSSQSPTATLQSTNTQTQSSSSSSGDGSLFRQRGSQAAQPDETGRVPPYVDFSQFYHLWGNDHSDSQSTQGGLGPQ; this is encoded by the exons ATGGCGGCCCAGCGTAGGAACTTGATGCAGAGC CATCAGAGCTGGACAGATGACCTGCCGCTGTGTCAGATGTGTGGGGTTGGCACAGCAACCAACTGTGTGTACGGCCCTGATGGAAAAGGAACTTTGAGCCACCCCAATGAGGATGGACACCTCCGGTTCAG aggcgAGGATGGCTGTTTCCTCTATGGGGTTTTTAATGGTTATGATGGCAGCAGAGTGGCCAGCTTTGCCTCCCAGTGTCTGACAGCTGAGCTGCTGCTAGGTCAGCTCAACTCCAGTCACACAGACAACGACGTCCGCAGGATCCTCACACAG AATGTGTCATTCCACCAGCTTTCTCCTCAGAGTCAGAAGGTGCAGGAGCGTCTGAAGGAGCTGGAGCGAGAGGTGTCAGGAGGAGCTACAGCCGTGGTGGCACTGATCCTCAACAACAAGCTCTATATCGCCAATGTTG GTACCAACCGGGCACTGTTGTGCAAGTCCAGCAGCGACGGCCAGAACCAGGTTCTACAGATTGGCCGCCCACACGGCACTGACAatgaagaggagctgcagaggcTTGCTGCACTGG GTGTGGATTCAGCTCGTGTAAGGCAGGCGGGGCAGATTGCTGGTCAGAGCAGCACCAGGAGGCTCGGAGACTACCGGGTTAAATTCAACTACAACGAAATCGACGTGCTCAG CACGGCCAAGACGAGGCCAATCATCGCAGAGCCAGAGATTCATGGTAGCCAGTCTTTGGACAGCGTGACAGGCTTCTTGTTGCTGATGTCAGAAGGTCTCATCAATGCCCTTGAGTCCGCCCACGGCCCCGAACAAGCCAATCAG GAAATTGTTGCCATGGTAGCAGCAGAGCTGGCCCTGCAGACCAGTCTGGAGGCAGTGTCTCAGTCGGTGGTCGAGCGCATCAGACGGCTGCACCACGACGTCTACATGTCCGGCCGTCAGAGGGCAACTTTCTGCTCTCGGCACGAGGACATGACCCTGCTCATCCGCACACTCAACTACCCGCTATCTGACGGAGTGCTCACGCCCACCCAGG GTGGACGTATCTACCCCGTGTCCGTGCCCTACTCCAACATCCAGAGCACTAGTAAAACCAGTGTCACCCTCTCACTGGTCATGCCCTCCCAAAATACTCTCACCAACGGCACCAACACTGCCTCCACACTGGAGGAAGGCACCCCCACACCAGG CACGTTTTACCCTGTTACCTGCCAGACTTTTGTCGACATCCTGCAGCCCATATTTGAACTCCCGTTTTTCcctcttttccccctctctcctcttcctcctctccccctctccacctccctcttctctctttccaccactcctcctcctccctaccctctccctctctccacctctctcctTTGCCTCTCCACCGGCGACATGGaccccttcctctctcctcatgCTCCTGCTTCTTCCTCCTCTATTCCCAACCTCATACCCGTCTCCTCGTCTTCCACGACCTTACCCGACCAAACACCTTTCTCCTCGTCCCTCTTCTACTCCTCCACTCTCCCTAGCAGTCAGAGCCCCACAGCCACCCTCCAATCCACCAACACCCAAACACAGAGCTCCAGCTCAAGCTCGGGAGATGGCAGCCTTTTCCGCCAGAGAGGCAGCCAGGCGGCGCAGCCCGACGAGACGGGCAGGGTTCCGCCTTATGTGGACTTCAGTCAGTTTTACCACCTGTGGGGAAATGACCACAGCGACAGCCAGAGCACCCAGGGAGGACTGGGACCCCAGTGA
- the tab1 gene encoding TGF-beta-activated kinase 1 and MAP3K7-binding protein 1 isoform X5 — protein MAAQRRNLMQSHQSWTDDLPLCQMCGVGTATNCVYGPDGKGTLSHPNEDGHLRFRGEDGCFLYGVFNGYDGSRVASFASQCLTAELLLGQLNSSHTDNDVRRILTQAFDVVEKSYFETIDDALAEKAHLSNYLPPHNENVSFHQLSPQSQKVQERLKELEREVSGGATAVVALILNNKLYIANVGTNRALLCKSSSDGQNQVLQIGRPHGTDNEEELQRLAALGVDSARVRQAGQIAGQSSTRRLGDYRVKFNYNEIDVLSTAKTRPIIAEPEIHGSQSLDSVTGFLLLMSEGLINALESAHGPEQANQEIVAMVAAELALQTSLEAVSQSVVERIRRLHHDVYMSGRQRATFCSRHEDMTLLIRTLNYPLSDGVLTPTQGGRIYPVSVPYSNIQSTSKTSVTLSLVMPSQNTLTNGTNTASTLEEGTPTPGSQSPTATLQSTNTQTQSSSSSSGDGSLFRQRGSQAAQPDETGRVPPYVDFSQFYHLWGNDHSDSQSTQGGLGPQ, from the exons ATGGCGGCCCAGCGTAGGAACTTGATGCAGAGC CATCAGAGCTGGACAGATGACCTGCCGCTGTGTCAGATGTGTGGGGTTGGCACAGCAACCAACTGTGTGTACGGCCCTGATGGAAAAGGAACTTTGAGCCACCCCAATGAGGATGGACACCTCCGGTTCAG aggcgAGGATGGCTGTTTCCTCTATGGGGTTTTTAATGGTTATGATGGCAGCAGAGTGGCCAGCTTTGCCTCCCAGTGTCTGACAGCTGAGCTGCTGCTAGGTCAGCTCAACTCCAGTCACACAGACAACGACGTCCGCAGGATCCTCACACAG GCTTTTGACGTGGTGGAGAAGAGCTACTTTGAGACGATTGATGATGCTCTGGCTGAGAAAGCTCACCTGTCCAACTACCTCCCACCACACAatgag AATGTGTCATTCCACCAGCTTTCTCCTCAGAGTCAGAAGGTGCAGGAGCGTCTGAAGGAGCTGGAGCGAGAGGTGTCAGGAGGAGCTACAGCCGTGGTGGCACTGATCCTCAACAACAAGCTCTATATCGCCAATGTTG GTACCAACCGGGCACTGTTGTGCAAGTCCAGCAGCGACGGCCAGAACCAGGTTCTACAGATTGGCCGCCCACACGGCACTGACAatgaagaggagctgcagaggcTTGCTGCACTGG GTGTGGATTCAGCTCGTGTAAGGCAGGCGGGGCAGATTGCTGGTCAGAGCAGCACCAGGAGGCTCGGAGACTACCGGGTTAAATTCAACTACAACGAAATCGACGTGCTCAG CACGGCCAAGACGAGGCCAATCATCGCAGAGCCAGAGATTCATGGTAGCCAGTCTTTGGACAGCGTGACAGGCTTCTTGTTGCTGATGTCAGAAGGTCTCATCAATGCCCTTGAGTCCGCCCACGGCCCCGAACAAGCCAATCAG GAAATTGTTGCCATGGTAGCAGCAGAGCTGGCCCTGCAGACCAGTCTGGAGGCAGTGTCTCAGTCGGTGGTCGAGCGCATCAGACGGCTGCACCACGACGTCTACATGTCCGGCCGTCAGAGGGCAACTTTCTGCTCTCGGCACGAGGACATGACCCTGCTCATCCGCACACTCAACTACCCGCTATCTGACGGAGTGCTCACGCCCACCCAGG GTGGACGTATCTACCCCGTGTCCGTGCCCTACTCCAACATCCAGAGCACTAGTAAAACCAGTGTCACCCTCTCACTGGTCATGCCCTCCCAAAATACTCTCACCAACGGCACCAACACTGCCTCCACACTGGAGGAAGGCACCCCCACACCAGG CAGTCAGAGCCCCACAGCCACCCTCCAATCCACCAACACCCAAACACAGAGCTCCAGCTCAAGCTCGGGAGATGGCAGCCTTTTCCGCCAGAGAGGCAGCCAGGCGGCGCAGCCCGACGAGACGGGCAGGGTTCCGCCTTATGTGGACTTCAGTCAGTTTTACCACCTGTGGGGAAATGACCACAGCGACAGCCAGAGCACCCAGGGAGGACTGGGACCCCAGTGA
- the tab1 gene encoding TGF-beta-activated kinase 1 and MAP3K7-binding protein 1 isoform X2 gives MAAQRRNLMQSHQSWTDDLPLCQMCGVGTATNCVYGPDGKGTLSHPNEDGHLRFRGEDGCFLYGVFNGYDGSRVASFASQCLTAELLLGQLNSSHTDNDVRRILTQAFDVVEKSYFETIDDALAEKAHLSNYLPPHNESQKVQERLKELEREVSGGATAVVALILNNKLYIANVGTNRALLCKSSSDGQNQVLQIGRPHGTDNEEELQRLAALGVDSARVRQAGQIAGQSSTRRLGDYRVKFNYNEIDVLSTAKTRPIIAEPEIHGSQSLDSVTGFLLLMSEGLINALESAHGPEQANQEIVAMVAAELALQTSLEAVSQSVVERIRRLHHDVYMSGRQRATFCSRHEDMTLLIRTLNYPLSDGVLTPTQGGRIYPVSVPYSNIQSTSKTSVTLSLVMPSQNTLTNGTNTASTLEEGTPTPGTFYPVTCQTFVDILQPIFELPFFPLFPLSPLPPLPLSTSLFSLSTTPPPPYPLPLSTSLLCLSTGDMDPFLSPHAPASSSSIPNLIPVSSSSTTLPDQTPFSSSLFYSSTLPSSQSPTATLQSTNTQTQSSSSSSGDGSLFRQRGSQAAQPDETGRVPPYVDFSQFYHLWGNDHSDSQSTQGGLGPQ, from the exons ATGGCGGCCCAGCGTAGGAACTTGATGCAGAGC CATCAGAGCTGGACAGATGACCTGCCGCTGTGTCAGATGTGTGGGGTTGGCACAGCAACCAACTGTGTGTACGGCCCTGATGGAAAAGGAACTTTGAGCCACCCCAATGAGGATGGACACCTCCGGTTCAG aggcgAGGATGGCTGTTTCCTCTATGGGGTTTTTAATGGTTATGATGGCAGCAGAGTGGCCAGCTTTGCCTCCCAGTGTCTGACAGCTGAGCTGCTGCTAGGTCAGCTCAACTCCAGTCACACAGACAACGACGTCCGCAGGATCCTCACACAG GCTTTTGACGTGGTGGAGAAGAGCTACTTTGAGACGATTGATGATGCTCTGGCTGAGAAAGCTCACCTGTCCAACTACCTCCCACCACACAatgag AGTCAGAAGGTGCAGGAGCGTCTGAAGGAGCTGGAGCGAGAGGTGTCAGGAGGAGCTACAGCCGTGGTGGCACTGATCCTCAACAACAAGCTCTATATCGCCAATGTTG GTACCAACCGGGCACTGTTGTGCAAGTCCAGCAGCGACGGCCAGAACCAGGTTCTACAGATTGGCCGCCCACACGGCACTGACAatgaagaggagctgcagaggcTTGCTGCACTGG GTGTGGATTCAGCTCGTGTAAGGCAGGCGGGGCAGATTGCTGGTCAGAGCAGCACCAGGAGGCTCGGAGACTACCGGGTTAAATTCAACTACAACGAAATCGACGTGCTCAG CACGGCCAAGACGAGGCCAATCATCGCAGAGCCAGAGATTCATGGTAGCCAGTCTTTGGACAGCGTGACAGGCTTCTTGTTGCTGATGTCAGAAGGTCTCATCAATGCCCTTGAGTCCGCCCACGGCCCCGAACAAGCCAATCAG GAAATTGTTGCCATGGTAGCAGCAGAGCTGGCCCTGCAGACCAGTCTGGAGGCAGTGTCTCAGTCGGTGGTCGAGCGCATCAGACGGCTGCACCACGACGTCTACATGTCCGGCCGTCAGAGGGCAACTTTCTGCTCTCGGCACGAGGACATGACCCTGCTCATCCGCACACTCAACTACCCGCTATCTGACGGAGTGCTCACGCCCACCCAGG GTGGACGTATCTACCCCGTGTCCGTGCCCTACTCCAACATCCAGAGCACTAGTAAAACCAGTGTCACCCTCTCACTGGTCATGCCCTCCCAAAATACTCTCACCAACGGCACCAACACTGCCTCCACACTGGAGGAAGGCACCCCCACACCAGG CACGTTTTACCCTGTTACCTGCCAGACTTTTGTCGACATCCTGCAGCCCATATTTGAACTCCCGTTTTTCcctcttttccccctctctcctcttcctcctctccccctctccacctccctcttctctctttccaccactcctcctcctccctaccctctccctctctccacctctctcctTTGCCTCTCCACCGGCGACATGGaccccttcctctctcctcatgCTCCTGCTTCTTCCTCCTCTATTCCCAACCTCATACCCGTCTCCTCGTCTTCCACGACCTTACCCGACCAAACACCTTTCTCCTCGTCCCTCTTCTACTCCTCCACTCTCCCTAGCAGTCAGAGCCCCACAGCCACCCTCCAATCCACCAACACCCAAACACAGAGCTCCAGCTCAAGCTCGGGAGATGGCAGCCTTTTCCGCCAGAGAGGCAGCCAGGCGGCGCAGCCCGACGAGACGGGCAGGGTTCCGCCTTATGTGGACTTCAGTCAGTTTTACCACCTGTGGGGAAATGACCACAGCGACAGCCAGAGCACCCAGGGAGGACTGGGACCCCAGTGA
- the tab1 gene encoding TGF-beta-activated kinase 1 and MAP3K7-binding protein 1 isoform X1, whose protein sequence is MAAQRRNLMQSHQSWTDDLPLCQMCGVGTATNCVYGPDGKGTLSHPNEDGHLRFRGEDGCFLYGVFNGYDGSRVASFASQCLTAELLLGQLNSSHTDNDVRRILTQAFDVVEKSYFETIDDALAEKAHLSNYLPPHNENVSFHQLSPQSQKVQERLKELEREVSGGATAVVALILNNKLYIANVGTNRALLCKSSSDGQNQVLQIGRPHGTDNEEELQRLAALGVDSARVRQAGQIAGQSSTRRLGDYRVKFNYNEIDVLSTAKTRPIIAEPEIHGSQSLDSVTGFLLLMSEGLINALESAHGPEQANQEIVAMVAAELALQTSLEAVSQSVVERIRRLHHDVYMSGRQRATFCSRHEDMTLLIRTLNYPLSDGVLTPTQGGRIYPVSVPYSNIQSTSKTSVTLSLVMPSQNTLTNGTNTASTLEEGTPTPGTFYPVTCQTFVDILQPIFELPFFPLFPLSPLPPLPLSTSLFSLSTTPPPPYPLPLSTSLLCLSTGDMDPFLSPHAPASSSSIPNLIPVSSSSTTLPDQTPFSSSLFYSSTLPSSQSPTATLQSTNTQTQSSSSSSGDGSLFRQRGSQAAQPDETGRVPPYVDFSQFYHLWGNDHSDSQSTQGGLGPQ, encoded by the exons ATGGCGGCCCAGCGTAGGAACTTGATGCAGAGC CATCAGAGCTGGACAGATGACCTGCCGCTGTGTCAGATGTGTGGGGTTGGCACAGCAACCAACTGTGTGTACGGCCCTGATGGAAAAGGAACTTTGAGCCACCCCAATGAGGATGGACACCTCCGGTTCAG aggcgAGGATGGCTGTTTCCTCTATGGGGTTTTTAATGGTTATGATGGCAGCAGAGTGGCCAGCTTTGCCTCCCAGTGTCTGACAGCTGAGCTGCTGCTAGGTCAGCTCAACTCCAGTCACACAGACAACGACGTCCGCAGGATCCTCACACAG GCTTTTGACGTGGTGGAGAAGAGCTACTTTGAGACGATTGATGATGCTCTGGCTGAGAAAGCTCACCTGTCCAACTACCTCCCACCACACAatgag AATGTGTCATTCCACCAGCTTTCTCCTCAGAGTCAGAAGGTGCAGGAGCGTCTGAAGGAGCTGGAGCGAGAGGTGTCAGGAGGAGCTACAGCCGTGGTGGCACTGATCCTCAACAACAAGCTCTATATCGCCAATGTTG GTACCAACCGGGCACTGTTGTGCAAGTCCAGCAGCGACGGCCAGAACCAGGTTCTACAGATTGGCCGCCCACACGGCACTGACAatgaagaggagctgcagaggcTTGCTGCACTGG GTGTGGATTCAGCTCGTGTAAGGCAGGCGGGGCAGATTGCTGGTCAGAGCAGCACCAGGAGGCTCGGAGACTACCGGGTTAAATTCAACTACAACGAAATCGACGTGCTCAG CACGGCCAAGACGAGGCCAATCATCGCAGAGCCAGAGATTCATGGTAGCCAGTCTTTGGACAGCGTGACAGGCTTCTTGTTGCTGATGTCAGAAGGTCTCATCAATGCCCTTGAGTCCGCCCACGGCCCCGAACAAGCCAATCAG GAAATTGTTGCCATGGTAGCAGCAGAGCTGGCCCTGCAGACCAGTCTGGAGGCAGTGTCTCAGTCGGTGGTCGAGCGCATCAGACGGCTGCACCACGACGTCTACATGTCCGGCCGTCAGAGGGCAACTTTCTGCTCTCGGCACGAGGACATGACCCTGCTCATCCGCACACTCAACTACCCGCTATCTGACGGAGTGCTCACGCCCACCCAGG GTGGACGTATCTACCCCGTGTCCGTGCCCTACTCCAACATCCAGAGCACTAGTAAAACCAGTGTCACCCTCTCACTGGTCATGCCCTCCCAAAATACTCTCACCAACGGCACCAACACTGCCTCCACACTGGAGGAAGGCACCCCCACACCAGG CACGTTTTACCCTGTTACCTGCCAGACTTTTGTCGACATCCTGCAGCCCATATTTGAACTCCCGTTTTTCcctcttttccccctctctcctcttcctcctctccccctctccacctccctcttctctctttccaccactcctcctcctccctaccctctccctctctccacctctctcctTTGCCTCTCCACCGGCGACATGGaccccttcctctctcctcatgCTCCTGCTTCTTCCTCCTCTATTCCCAACCTCATACCCGTCTCCTCGTCTTCCACGACCTTACCCGACCAAACACCTTTCTCCTCGTCCCTCTTCTACTCCTCCACTCTCCCTAGCAGTCAGAGCCCCACAGCCACCCTCCAATCCACCAACACCCAAACACAGAGCTCCAGCTCAAGCTCGGGAGATGGCAGCCTTTTCCGCCAGAGAGGCAGCCAGGCGGCGCAGCCCGACGAGACGGGCAGGGTTCCGCCTTATGTGGACTTCAGTCAGTTTTACCACCTGTGGGGAAATGACCACAGCGACAGCCAGAGCACCCAGGGAGGACTGGGACCCCAGTGA
- the tab1 gene encoding TGF-beta-activated kinase 1 and MAP3K7-binding protein 1 isoform X6, which produces MAAQRRNLMQSHQSWTDDLPLCQMCGVGTATNCVYGPDGKGTLSHPNEDGHLRFRGEDGCFLYGVFNGYDGSRVASFASQCLTAELLLGQLNSSHTDNDVRRILTQAFDVVEKSYFETIDDALAEKAHLSNYLPPHNENVSFHQLSPQSQKVQERLKELEREVSGGATAVVALILNNKLYIANVGTNRALLCKSSSDGQNQVLQIGRPHGTDNEEELQRLAALGVDSARVRQAGQIAGQSSTRRLGDYRVKFNYNEIDVLSTAKTRPIIAEPEIHGSQSLDSVTGFLLLMSEGLINALESAHGPEQANQEIVAMVAAELALQTSLEAVSQSVVERIRRLHHDVYMSGRQRATFCSRHEDMTLLIRTLNYPLSDGVLTPTQGGRIYPVSVPYSNIQSTSKTSVTLSLVMPSQNTLTNGTNTASTLEEGTPTPGQSPTATLQSTNTQTQSSSSSSGDGSLFRQRGSQAAQPDETGRVPPYVDFSQFYHLWGNDHSDSQSTQGGLGPQ; this is translated from the exons ATGGCGGCCCAGCGTAGGAACTTGATGCAGAGC CATCAGAGCTGGACAGATGACCTGCCGCTGTGTCAGATGTGTGGGGTTGGCACAGCAACCAACTGTGTGTACGGCCCTGATGGAAAAGGAACTTTGAGCCACCCCAATGAGGATGGACACCTCCGGTTCAG aggcgAGGATGGCTGTTTCCTCTATGGGGTTTTTAATGGTTATGATGGCAGCAGAGTGGCCAGCTTTGCCTCCCAGTGTCTGACAGCTGAGCTGCTGCTAGGTCAGCTCAACTCCAGTCACACAGACAACGACGTCCGCAGGATCCTCACACAG GCTTTTGACGTGGTGGAGAAGAGCTACTTTGAGACGATTGATGATGCTCTGGCTGAGAAAGCTCACCTGTCCAACTACCTCCCACCACACAatgag AATGTGTCATTCCACCAGCTTTCTCCTCAGAGTCAGAAGGTGCAGGAGCGTCTGAAGGAGCTGGAGCGAGAGGTGTCAGGAGGAGCTACAGCCGTGGTGGCACTGATCCTCAACAACAAGCTCTATATCGCCAATGTTG GTACCAACCGGGCACTGTTGTGCAAGTCCAGCAGCGACGGCCAGAACCAGGTTCTACAGATTGGCCGCCCACACGGCACTGACAatgaagaggagctgcagaggcTTGCTGCACTGG GTGTGGATTCAGCTCGTGTAAGGCAGGCGGGGCAGATTGCTGGTCAGAGCAGCACCAGGAGGCTCGGAGACTACCGGGTTAAATTCAACTACAACGAAATCGACGTGCTCAG CACGGCCAAGACGAGGCCAATCATCGCAGAGCCAGAGATTCATGGTAGCCAGTCTTTGGACAGCGTGACAGGCTTCTTGTTGCTGATGTCAGAAGGTCTCATCAATGCCCTTGAGTCCGCCCACGGCCCCGAACAAGCCAATCAG GAAATTGTTGCCATGGTAGCAGCAGAGCTGGCCCTGCAGACCAGTCTGGAGGCAGTGTCTCAGTCGGTGGTCGAGCGCATCAGACGGCTGCACCACGACGTCTACATGTCCGGCCGTCAGAGGGCAACTTTCTGCTCTCGGCACGAGGACATGACCCTGCTCATCCGCACACTCAACTACCCGCTATCTGACGGAGTGCTCACGCCCACCCAGG GTGGACGTATCTACCCCGTGTCCGTGCCCTACTCCAACATCCAGAGCACTAGTAAAACCAGTGTCACCCTCTCACTGGTCATGCCCTCCCAAAATACTCTCACCAACGGCACCAACACTGCCTCCACACTGGAGGAAGGCACCCCCACACCAGG TCAGAGCCCCACAGCCACCCTCCAATCCACCAACACCCAAACACAGAGCTCCAGCTCAAGCTCGGGAGATGGCAGCCTTTTCCGCCAGAGAGGCAGCCAGGCGGCGCAGCCCGACGAGACGGGCAGGGTTCCGCCTTATGTGGACTTCAGTCAGTTTTACCACCTGTGGGGAAATGACCACAGCGACAGCCAGAGCACCCAGGGAGGACTGGGACCCCAGTGA